The DNA sequence AATTACCACCCATTTTTTCGGCAAGCCAGTAACATTCGACAGCCCCAAACCAGAAGCATAAAGAGCGTTATCGTTCGTTGTCCAGATGTTAAGCCCCAAAACCACCATTCCGAGAACAATCATTCCTTGCTTAACGAGTACGTCTGAAATATCATTCAACTGATATAATGCCGCACCTACGGCACCAAAAATAAACATCAGGGTATTGCCGAGGAAGAAGGCAATAACGGTCGTAGATACTGCCACTTTCTTCGTTTTGGCAAATCGTGTAAAATCAGGCGTAAGGGTTCCTCCACTGATGAATGACCCTACACAAATACCAATGGCGGCAAATAAGGACATCTCGTGAATCGGCGTTACTGACTGCAGGGCATCAAAGCCAAAAGTGCCAATGGCATCCGTTACGGAATAACAGCCCAATACAGCGATGGCAGGAACGGCAATAAAGCTCAGGATCGTCAGCGCCTTGATCCCAAACCAGGCCGAGGAGGTCATCAGTAATCCTCCAATAATAATGAGAGCGTACACATTCCAGCCTGTGGCTTTAGCAATGGGAATGGCAAACATGGCCACCCCGACACCAAACCAGCCCACCTGGGTGAAGCTCAGCAAAAACGAAGGCAAATAAGAGCCTTTTGCACCGAAGGAATATCTTGCCAAAAGGTGCGTTGACAGCCCTGTTGAGGCAGCAATATAAGCCAAAGCGCCCGTGTATAGCCCCAGAATAAGGTTACCCGCAAGCACGGAAAGGAAAAAATCATTGAACGTAACGCCTGCACCGAGCTTTCCTCCAGCCCACATACTGGCAGAAAAAAAGGTAAAGCCGAGCATGACCACCAGCATTGAAAAAAAGCCTTTTTTACTTCCTTGCGCAACGTGATCCAACGCAAAATCTTGATCTACTACTTTAGCGGTAGTTGCCTCCATGAATGATATTAAATATAAGTTTTAAAGATAATTTTCAACATAAATTACCCTGCACAAAAAAATGAGGGTAAAAAAATATCCCCATTCCAAAAAAGAACAAGGATACTGCAATATTTTAATGAAGCCCTAAAGCCTTCAGTTTATCGACTTGCTGCTGCGCGACCGTCAATAAATCCACCTGACCGAAATCGGCGGCATCCATATCCGGGCACCTTTCCGTGAGTAAAGCCTG is a window from the Persicobacter psychrovividus genome containing:
- the codB gene encoding cytosine permease produces the protein MEATTAKVVDQDFALDHVAQGSKKGFFSMLVVMLGFTFFSASMWAGGKLGAGVTFNDFFLSVLAGNLILGLYTGALAYIAASTGLSTHLLARYSFGAKGSYLPSFLLSFTQVGWFGVGVAMFAIPIAKATGWNVYALIIIGGLLMTSSAWFGIKALTILSFIAVPAIAVLGCYSVTDAIGTFGFDALQSVTPIHEMSLFAAIGICVGSFISGGTLTPDFTRFAKTKKVAVSTTVIAFFLGNTLMFIFGAVGAALYQLNDISDVLVKQGMIVLGMVVLGLNIWTTNDNALYASGLGLSNVTGLPKKWVVIFNGIIGTIFAMWLYNNFVGWLSTLNVMLPSIGAVIIADFFVVNKGKYLSMAQMKTDQVNGFKAIRIPALLAWGIGVAVALLTEHGFIGGITPLNATIVSLIVYPILVKLIK